The following proteins are encoded in a genomic region of Candidatus Diapherotrites archaeon:
- the aspS gene encoding aspartate--tRNA(Asn) ligase: protein MIRTHTCGELRGADAGKDVILEGWVDTFRETGKISFILLRDRTGITQVFVNKTLTEAHASTLKPETVIRIRGKVNQRPDNQIRAEEKTGAIEVEATAIEILNPSDAPLPIEMRADSTTHLDKRLDYRFLDLRRKNVQAIFRIRSQVSAVTHTFFIEEGFLNIQTPKLTASGVESGAEEFKLDYFGKTASLAQSPQIYKQMFVVSGLEKVYAIEPIFRAEKSHTTRHLTEFTGIDFEMGFVSELEDVMKVVEKYLQTLLTRIQNECAEELETLGVMIDIPPKIPRLSLQDARQILSEKGKTIPEDDDLDAEGERLIGEYVKETWGNDFVFMLDYPWKKRPFYHMRPPDDPKRTLSFDVIYKGVEIGTGALREHRLPILDAQAKEKGIPLDQMTFYRDLFKYGAPPHGGIGLGLDRIIKQMLNLTNVKEAILLPRDPERLTP, encoded by the coding sequence ATGATACGCACGCATACTTGCGGCGAACTCCGGGGCGCCGATGCCGGGAAGGATGTTATCCTGGAGGGGTGGGTGGATACCTTCAGGGAAACGGGAAAAATTTCGTTCATCCTCCTCCGCGACCGCACGGGCATCACGCAGGTGTTTGTCAACAAAACCCTCACAGAAGCGCACGCGTCCACCCTCAAACCTGAAACAGTCATCCGTATCCGCGGAAAGGTAAACCAACGTCCCGACAACCAAATCCGTGCCGAGGAAAAGACGGGGGCGATTGAAGTGGAGGCAACGGCCATCGAGATCCTTAATCCGAGCGACGCACCATTGCCCATTGAAATGCGTGCCGATTCTACGACTCACTTGGACAAGCGCCTGGATTACCGCTTTCTTGATCTGCGACGGAAGAATGTCCAGGCTATTTTTCGCATCCGGAGTCAGGTTTCGGCAGTGACGCACACTTTTTTCATCGAGGAAGGATTCCTAAACATCCAGACGCCCAAATTGACGGCCTCAGGAGTAGAATCGGGAGCGGAAGAGTTCAAGCTGGATTATTTCGGAAAAACCGCTTCCCTGGCCCAGAGCCCTCAGATTTACAAACAAATGTTCGTGGTTTCTGGATTGGAAAAGGTGTATGCCATCGAACCCATTTTCCGGGCGGAGAAATCCCACACCACGCGCCACCTCACCGAATTCACGGGCATTGACTTCGAGATGGGATTCGTCTCAGAATTGGAGGATGTGATGAAAGTTGTTGAGAAATATCTCCAAACCCTCCTCACGCGTATTCAAAATGAGTGCGCGGAAGAATTGGAAACTTTGGGAGTGATGATAGATATTCCCCCAAAAATCCCCCGCCTTTCCTTACAGGATGCCCGCCAAATACTATCAGAAAAAGGAAAAACCATTCCCGAAGACGATGATCTGGATGCGGAAGGGGAGCGGTTGATAGGGGAATACGTGAAAGAAACATGGGGAAATGATTTCGTTTTCATGCTCGATTACCCGTGGAAAAAAAGGCCCTTCTACCATATGCGCCCCCCGGATGATCCAAAAAGAACACTTTCTTTTGATGTCATTTACAAAGGCGTTGAAATAGGCACCGGGGCCCTGAGGGAACACCGCCTCCCCATTCTGGATGCCCAAGCCAAGGAGAAAGGCATTCCCCTGGACCAAATGACCTTCTACCGCGACCTATTCAAATATGGCGCCCCGCCCCATGGGGGAATAGGGTTAGGGTTGGATCGCATCATCAAGCAAATGCTCAACCTTACTAACGTGAAAGAAGCCATCCTCCTTCCCAGGGACCCCGAACGGCTGACTCCCTGA
- a CDS encoding type II toxin-antitoxin system RelE/ParE family toxin: protein MIYAIEFSPTSLKQLEKLERPTRERILAALERSRVNPFQFFFKLTGRDFYRMRVGDYRVIADISKQRVEILVIKIGKRENVYN from the coding sequence ATGATTTACGCCATTGAATTTTCTCCGACGAGTCTGAAGCAGCTTGAGAAATTGGAGCGTCCAACGCGTGAAAGGATTTTGGCCGCCCTTGAACGGTCGCGTGTCAATCCTTTTCAATTTTTTTTCAAATTGACAGGAAGGGATTTTTATCGAATGCGCGTAGGCGATTATCGGGTGATTGCGGATATTAGCAAGCAGAGAGTTGAAATATTGGTGATTAAAATAGGAAAGCGCGAAAACGTTTACAATTAA
- the asnS gene encoding asparagine--tRNA ligase produces MKRTLIKDVLEKDLSEAHLWGWIKRKRDFKGTLIWVIRDGSGEMQCVLSSGDITDKKAYASARKALMESSVKVYGIVKKEPRAPGGKEVHVTKVEVLHAGEEFPIGKDLSEEFLLDVRHLWLRSTKMQQGMKASALVFEAFHDFCKKDGYLEVQCPMFVSGAVEGGSELFEVDYFGKKAYLTQSSQFYLEVYAHALEKVYTVAPSFRAEPSRTRRHLTEFWHAEWETAFSDLEDLMAWEERMIKHVAKYVLEKGQEQLAYFGRDPKTLEKVIKSKFKHFTYDEVFAVAQKKFPDLKWGDDLQEMHEREITKDFDIPIFVHHYPTVLKPFYHRPDPKRGETVLCCDVLAPEGYGEIIGSGERCWKYDELVGRMKAAGLKEKDYQWYVDLRKYGSVPHTGGGLGLSRFTMWLFKIDHIRDTVGFPRTMSRIAP; encoded by the coding sequence ATGAAACGAACCCTCATCAAGGATGTATTGGAAAAAGACTTGTCCGAAGCCCACCTCTGGGGCTGGATCAAACGCAAACGCGACTTCAAAGGCACCCTCATCTGGGTGATACGCGACGGAAGCGGGGAGATGCAATGCGTGCTCTCCTCAGGTGATATTACTGACAAAAAAGCGTATGCCAGCGCGCGCAAGGCCCTCATGGAGAGCTCGGTGAAAGTGTATGGAATAGTAAAAAAAGAACCCCGTGCCCCCGGAGGAAAAGAGGTGCACGTGACGAAAGTGGAAGTATTGCACGCAGGAGAGGAATTTCCCATTGGAAAGGATTTATCCGAGGAATTCCTTTTGGACGTGCGCCATCTCTGGCTGCGCTCCACCAAGATGCAGCAGGGGATGAAGGCCTCCGCCCTGGTGTTTGAAGCCTTCCACGATTTCTGCAAGAAAGATGGTTACTTGGAGGTGCAATGCCCCATGTTCGTTTCCGGAGCCGTGGAAGGGGGCTCGGAATTATTCGAAGTGGACTACTTTGGGAAAAAAGCCTACCTCACCCAATCCTCGCAGTTCTATCTGGAAGTCTATGCGCACGCCCTGGAAAAAGTGTATACTGTCGCCCCTTCCTTCCGCGCCGAACCCTCACGTACCAGAAGGCACCTCACGGAATTCTGGCACGCCGAATGGGAAACCGCCTTTTCGGATCTGGAAGACCTCATGGCCTGGGAAGAGCGCATGATCAAACACGTGGCCAAGTACGTATTGGAAAAGGGCCAGGAACAACTCGCTTACTTCGGAAGGGACCCTAAAACGTTGGAAAAGGTGATCAAAAGCAAATTCAAACACTTCACATATGATGAAGTCTTTGCCGTGGCGCAGAAAAAGTTCCCCGACCTCAAGTGGGGGGATGATTTGCAGGAGATGCACGAGCGGGAGATCACCAAGGATTTTGACATACCCATATTCGTGCACCACTATCCCACGGTACTCAAGCCCTTCTACCACCGCCCCGACCCCAAACGAGGGGAAACCGTGCTATGCTGCGATGTCCTGGCCCCCGAAGGATACGGGGAAATCATCGGGTCGGGCGAACGATGTTGGAAATATGATGAACTGGTGGGACGCATGAAAGCCGCCGGGCTCAAAGAAAAAGACTACCAATGGTACGTTGATCTTCGGAAATACGGAAGCGTCCCCCACACGGGTGGAGGGTTAGGACTATCCCGCTTCACCATGTGGCTGTTCAAAATAGACCACATCCGGGATACCGTGGGGTTTCCGCGGACGATGAGTCGGATTGCGCCGTGA
- a CDS encoding class III signal peptide-containing protein: MPTHPQPQSKPRRKGQGALEYLLLIGGAVLIATIVLLIIITTSGSTNDIVQHNLDDYTQHVGLNSGGGGGGSAPTIATFSASNNGSDPAAINFDWSINGFATGAWTNQVKIWRGGSVPVTSNNFDTYAGHPLFWTHDITNASSSGTSPDNSNAGANFSVFIKACNSNGCAFSGPIVVNI, from the coding sequence ATGCCAACCCATCCCCAACCCCAATCCAAGCCCCGCAGGAAAGGCCAGGGGGCCTTAGAATACCTCCTCCTCATCGGGGGAGCGGTGCTCATCGCCACTATTGTCCTGCTCATCATCATCACGACCTCCGGCTCCACCAATGATATTGTTCAGCACAACCTGGATGATTACACCCAGCACGTGGGATTAAATTCGGGTGGCGGGGGCGGTGGGAGTGCGCCCACTATTGCCACTTTTTCCGCTAGCAATAATGGGTCTGATCCAGCAGCAATTAATTTTGATTGGTCGATTAATGGTTTTGCTACTGGGGCTTGGACAAACCAGGTAAAGATTTGGCGAGGAGGAAGCGTGCCAGTTACTAGCAATAATTTTGATACTTACGCTGGACATCCACTTTTCTGGACCCATGACATTACAAACGCAAGTAGTTCAGGAACTTCTCCGGATAATAGCAATGCTGGAGCCAATTTTTCAGTTTTCATCAAAGCTTGCAATTCAAATGGATGTGCTTTCAGTGGGCCGATAGTAGTCAATATCTAA